The genomic window TCCGGCAACTCGCCAGCCTCATCTACAAAAACCTACTCGTCTCCATCGCAAGACGGCCGCTCGGCTTCCTCCTCTCTGTCTACGGATTTCCACTTGctatactgggtcttctcCTCGCCATCCCCTCGTTTCTCCCGCAGCTCAACACGTTTGGCGTGTCGACCGCCGAGCCCATCAAGCCGCTCGCCTCGACCGTCACCCGCAAGCTTGTCATTGTCAAGCGACCCGACTTGGGCCACGATGTCGACGCGGTGATTCGCACCTTTACCCAGCCCGTCCAAAGGGACCTTTTGGTTTtccacgacgacgaggcgTCACTGCCGTCGGTGTGCCTCCCCGACACCCGCGGAGTCAGCGACTGCCACGCCATTGTCATCTTCAAGGACTCGCCGTTGACCACGTCCGAGGCACGTCTGGCCAATCCTCCCAATGGAAATCATACATGGACGTACACGATACAGGCGGATCCCGCGCGGGACAACCGCAACTTCGACATCAAAAAACACAAGAGTGATCAGGAGGACTTGTATATGCCGCTGCAGCTTGCCATCAACAATGCCATTACCAACTCGACCATTGTCCCGGAAACCGTCATGTTCACGCCCCAGGAGGAGGCCAACGAGGACCAAAAAAACTTCAACTCCAACGCTGCCCTCATCGGCAGAATTTACACATTTGCGCTCATCGCGGCCCACTTCACCATCATATACGGCCTGGCGAGCTTCATCACCTCGGAGCGGGAATCGGGCATGTCCCAGCTCATCGACTcgatgggcggcggcaccgcCATTATAGCCCGCGTCCTGAGCTGGCTGCTCACCCTCGACCTGGTTGCTCTGCCGTGCTACATTGCCATGGGCGCATTGTATCAGCGCCTGGCGTTCCCCAGCTCGAGCGCCGGCACACTCATCGGTTGGCAGATACTGCTCGGCTTTGCCGTCAACAGCTCGACGGCCTTTgcctcggccttcttctccaagtcgCGCGTGTCCGCCGTGTATATCATCTTTGTGTTTCTCGTCCTGTCCATTGCCGCGCAGATGTACGCCTCGGAGTCCCGGCCGCACCCTCAGCATGcgacggtggcggcgctcTCGTTTCTGTTCCCCAGCGCCAACAGCGTCTACTTTACCCAGCAAATGGCCCTGTGGCAGCTGGCCGGCCTTGCAGCAGACCTTGGCAAGATGCCCGCCGAGACGGCCGGGCTCTTCTCTACCTCGTACGCGGTCAGCCAGAGCAGCCTGTTGCTTTTCCTGGGCCTCAGTGTGTTCATCTATGCCGCGGCTGCCGTTGGGGTCGAGAAGATGCTCCACGGCATCCATTATCGAAAGAGACGGTTTACTCCGCGGCCATCGATGGACTCGACGGGCGCCGTGGTGCAGACTCACGATTTGAAGAAGCGGTTCAAACCTAGTTTGTGGTCGCGGatatgctgctgctgctgcttttgCGGTaggaagaagacggtcgCGGCCGTAGACGGCATCAGCTTCGAAGCGCAAAGGGGCCAGATCATGTGCCTGGTCGGGCCCAACGGGTCGGGCAAGACGACAACCCTCCACATCATGTCCGGCTTCATCAACCCGACCGAAGGGTCAGTCGCGCTGGAAGCCGCGCCGTCGCAGGTCGGCATCTGCCCGCAGCGCAACACCCTGTGGGACAGCCTGACGGTCGGGGAGCACGTCCGCATCTGGAACGGCATCAAGTCTGGCAGTCGGTCGAgcgaggagctggagcagctgATCGGGCAGTGCGACCTCTCCCCCAAGCGCGGGTTCAAGGCGCGGGAGCTCAGCGGCGGCCAGAAGCGCAAGCTGCAGCTGGCCTGCATGTTTGTCGGCGACTCGTCCGTGTGCTTGATTGACGAGTGTACGTCCGGGCTGGATCCCCTTTCGCGGAGGGCCATCTGGGAGATTCTCCTGCAGCAGCGGGCCAGGCGCAGCATCATATTCACGACGCACttcctcgacgaggtcgacATTCTCGCCGACCAcatcgtcctcctcgccggcggcaagatCAAGTGCCAGGGCGCGCCGGCGCAGCTGAAAAGCCAGCACGGTGGCGGGTATAAAGTCCTTGTTCCTCCCTCCGCGCCTGATCTGGGCCACGGATACCCCCCTACGACGCACCAAGACAGGACCATGTACGCGGTTCCCGACTCGGCAGCGGCCTCGCGCCTGGTATCCATGTATCTGGGCGCGGGGGTGCGCGACGTTGCGATTTCGGGGCCGCAGTTTGAGGACGTGTTCCTGAACCTCCTCCAAGACGATGTCGCCCTCGACCCGTCCAAGAGCTTGGCAAACGTCGACCCGTACTTTAGCATGAGCCcggggacgacgacgtcttcATGGACCCAGTTTCGCGTTCTCTACGGGAAGCGCTGGAACGTGCTGACTAGATTCTGGAGTCCGTACCTGTTCGCCGTCATTGTGCCGCTCGCGGTTACGTTTCTGGCCGGGGGCATCATCAAAGACTACAGCCCCCCCGGCTGTGACGCGCTGCAGGATACCTTTCGCATGGACTACGCGGGGTTGAAGTGGAACGAATCGTGTCCGCAGTCGGGGACGTGCGACCGGCTTTCTATTTCGCCGAGCCAGGCCAACGCGACGCTCTTTTCTCTGGTGAGGAACGGCTACCGGGAGCTGTCTACTGTAAGCGCCAAGGCATACAGCGAGTTTGCCGACGTGCAGACGTCGCGAGATGATGTGCTCAAGCACATTGAGCAGAATAAGACGGCCGCCGGGTACGGCGGCATCTTTGCCGGAACGTCTACGGAAGCGCCCATGATTGCGTACCGGATCTTGACGTTTGGCGACCAGTCCGGCTCCCAACTCCTGGATATCTGGAGCCAGATGCAGGGAGGGCTGGAAATCAACTCCTCCCAAGAGTCCATGCCCAAGACGCGCAGGGTACGTTGTGTAATGTGATTTCTCGTGTATTCAGTCTACAGGCTAACCAGGGCGAACTCACCAGGCCGCGGACGTCGGGGGCGTCGCGTACCTCCTCTTCTTTACCTTTGTGCAAATATTCTACCCTGCAAGCTTTGTTCTGTACCCGGCCATTGAGAAATCGCGCAAGGTCAGGGCAGTGCAGTACGCAAACGGGGTTCGGCGAGCGCCCCTTTGGGCCGCCTATGCTGCCTTTGACTTCCTCTGGGTTCTCATCGTCTCGGTGGGCGTCATGGGCCTGAGCGCCTTGAAGCTCAACTTCAACGGTCCCATGCTCATCCTGTTGCCGACTCTGGCGCTGTACGGGGTTGCCGCCACGCTGATGGGATATGTTGTTGCGCACTTTACAGACGGGCCCCTCAAGTCATACTTGGCGACTCTGGGGATCGGCTTCCTTTCGTGGATTGTAGTAGCGATTGCGACGCTGGTAAGAGATGCCCTCCTATTCCGAGGTTGCATGATTCATCAGGGCCACTAACACCATGTGCAATAGGTTAATGACAGCCCATCGAGCCTGACCGCCATCGCATTTGGCGCCGACCTCTTCTTACCCATTGGAAACATCTTCAGGACGCTTCTGGTCGGGCTGAACTTGAAGGAGGCGGGCTGCAAAGACGGAAGGCCCGTAGAGGTAGGGACCATCTACAGCTTCGGCGGCCCGCTGCTGTACCTCTTCTTGCAGATCTTTGCGCTTCTCATCATCATTACGTGGTTGGAAGGCGGCTTTCCGTCCCTCGGCTCCTGGCGGTACAGCCGTGTCTCGAATCCGCATAGGTTCTCGGACGTGGAACTGGCCGACATTTCCGCGTATGAAGCGCAGCTTGGGGGCGACCCGGTATCGGAGGAGGCGTCGCGCGCGGAGAGGACGGAGACGGACCTCCTACGGGTGCTGCACGCCAGCAAACACTTTGGCTCGAACAAGGCCGTGGATGATGTTACTTTCGGCCTGCCTCGAAGCGACGTCATGGCCCTGTTGGGTCCCAACGGTGCCGGCAAATCCACCCTGGTCAACATGATACAGGGCGAATTCTCACCAAGCCAGGGCAAGATGCTGCTTTGCCAGGAAGACAGCCGTTCCCCCTCGTCCAAGAAACATTTGGGAGGTGTGTTTGTTGCGTAAAACCAATCAGCCCTTGTGGCATTGTTTGCTAActgtttttcttcttgccagTCTGCCCTCAATATGACGCGCCCGACCTGATGAACACGCGCGACCATTTGTACTTTTACGGCCGTATCAAGGGGATacaaaaggtcaaggagaATGTCGAGTACCTCATGGCCAAGCTCGACCTCACGCGCCACGCGCGAACCCAAGCCTCCAAGCTCTCGGGGGGTAATAAAAGAAAGCTCATGCTGGCTCTGGCGCTGATGGGCACCCCATCCATCCTCGTGCTAGACGAGCCAACATCGGCCATGGACGCGGTGGCAAAGCGCCAGTTCTGGAAAGTGATCCAGGAGATTGCCAAAGATCGCTCTGTCCTCCTCACGGTACGTGATGCCACCTCCCTTGCCCAACGTGTCCGAGGCGTCTACTCTAACCAAACCCCCAGACACATAGCATGGAGGAAGCCGACGCCCTCTGCACACgcaccgtcatcatggcgcGCCGGATCCTGGCCATCGGGACCACGCAGGCGCTGCGTCAGCGGTACAACAACGAGTACTTTGTCAATCTTGTTCTCGGGTCCGCGCCGAAATCAACGGCAGCCGAGATGGGGCAGGTGACGGAGTGGGTGAGGCGCGCGGCGCCAGACGCCCGGTTCGAGCGCGAGGTGCTCGGCGGCCAGGTCCGCTTCACGCTGCCGACGGCCGTGAACGACGGGGGGAGCACGGGCGGGCTGCCGATCGCGCGACTCATGGAGGCGCTGGAGCAGAGCAAGCGGGCCTTGGGGATAGAGCACTACTCCGTCAGCGGGCCGACGCTCGAGGACGTGTTCCTGAGCGTGGTCAGGGAGAAcaatgtcgaggaggagaatggcgcggagaagaagagggcgcTGCTGGACGTGAGCCGTGTGAGGGTGCGGTTTCCCGGAAAGGGGAGAGCCTGGTGCCGCCTGTAGAAGAGTCGTTGGTGagaattatataatacaCGAAGCGTTTAAtgtctttctttttcgtCACGTCGGCGCAACCCCGCCACACGTATTTCATCGCCTCGTGTGCCTTTTCAAACGGCCGGACGGAGTCGATGATGTCGTCAAAGGTCATTTTTGTAGCTGAGATGGCGGCCACGAGATGCTCCTGATCGTCTCTGGGCCGGCGTTGATCCCTCTGCACGTTAGATGGCTTGGGCCATTGATGTCTCTTCTTGCGCGGGGtgatgtacatgtatgctCTCAAGTGTGGTCGCGTGTGTTTCGGCCACTTTGGATAAGAGGGAACAATGACGTTGCTGAGCGGACACCGGGATTCCCTGATATGAGGCGCGGCCCCCTCTTTGTTAGAAGTAGTCCAGCCAACATGTTGCTTGACGCCGTATGTCGTCAACATGACTGGAGCGGGGTTGCTGGGTTTGTCAGAAACCAGCACGACTCATGTCAATTTCCATCTGGGCGACGTGGATCCGGCATCGAAGCCGAGGCCGCACTAAaggcttggctggctggggtCCCCGGCTCGGCATCATGCTTACATCGACGTCAAACAAACAATCGTCACTGTTGCGTGGTGTAGTTGAGTAGTCGTGGGATGAGATGAGGTCAAATTTGGCTTGTAAAATCACGCCGTTGGGCCAAAGTGAAGCTTCACTATTGAGAGCGATTATTTGGTACCAGCTCGACATGTCAAGTATGTGCGACAGATGAGGCTGGCTTCGGAAGCCACTTTGGACCAGATACTCTTCCTCTCAAGACGAAGCCGACGTAGACGGGCCACGGCAAAACAAGCACATTTTTTTACGAACAAAACAGAAAAGAATAAGACAGCAAAGAAACCAGCCGCTTGCTCAGCTCCCACTCGTTTTGACCGCGGCGCACAATGAAACCACACAGCGTCAAGTCATAAAGGACCATGCCGGACTCATCAGCGCACTCGGCCGCCCGCCATAGTGGCCTCGATCAAATCGTGCCCAATGTCAAACTGCTCGCCGTGCGGACAGTCGAGATTCTCAACGGCAACTGCGCGCCGTCCCGTCAGACAGTCGTATCCCAGAAGACAGAAGAATCAAACTTACACCACTCCAAGGTCGCTTCTGGATGCGGCCCAACGAGCCCGACCCAGCCCTCGCCATACTTGGTCAGCGACGCAGCCACCCTGCCGCCGTGGGAGTACCGGCCCAGCACAATGGCCGTCTCGCTCTCGCGCAGGCCCCGAATCACAGCGCCCTCCTGGAAATACAGCCATCGGCCCGCGGCGGTCCGGCCGGCCTGGGGCCCCGTGGCAAAGCGCCAGTCGACCTGGacgatggcgtcggcgtcggtcGTCACCTGCGCGCCCTCCTGGTCGTTCTCGGCGTCCGTGTCGGCGCCGCGGGGCAGCAGCCCGAACCCCGGCGTGTGCCCGGCGAGATAGGCGCCCAGGCAGAAGCCTACGTAGCGGCCGCCGCGGGAGACGAACCTGCGGATGGCGGGCGCAAAGGCCCTGGTCTCGGCCCaggcgtcgtcgaggtcTGTGGTGGAAAAATTAGTCGCCGGCGTCGGACAAGAGTCTGGGGTTTGTTTTTGCGTGTGTGGTGTGCGGCTGCTGTCGGCATGatgcggcagcagcaggcagGTGATGTTGGCGCATGGGGGTGCCTTTGCGCCACGAGGTGGTGCAACGAGCTGAAAAATAGATACATGTATGGACTGCGACAGGCGCCGTGGGAAGCTGTGCATGAGAGTGAATGAGGCTGGACGTACCCGGGCCCCCCGGCTGCGCGTACAAGTCTACCTCGCTCAAGGTTTCGTGCGACACTTGGACGGCCTCGCTTGGGCCGGCGTACTGGACCTCGAACCGCCGCGGGCAAGACTCTAGAAGTCTGGCGACGGCTTCGGGCAGGCCGTGGCTGCTCGCGGGCCCGCGATACACGAGAGCGCGTGGCCGGGGCATGGTGGAGGAAGGGCACGCGGACGATGGTGCTCACGATAGTCACAGACCTGTGGGCTACGATTAGCAGCGCTGAGAGACACGAGGGGCGCTGCTTACCGGCGTGACGGTGCTCTGGTTTGGTTCTTCGGTCGGCCCGGGAGacacagagagagagaagaggcGTGCGTGAAGCAGTCCAACGACTTGAGGACACGGCAGCATGGACAACGCACCGTGTGCTATTTGACCTTCCGAGTCGAGCGCCCGCTTCCCGCCTGCGCTTTAAAATAGACCAGACGGCATAGCGAGCACGCTCAAGTTCCAGAATGTCCCTTTGGGGGCCGACGATGCCAGTTCGATGGCGTGGCTGCAGGGCCGGGCCCGAGGCGGCAAAAGCTGACATGAGCCCGCATCCCGTCTGGCGCCCAGCAAGGCGACGAGAAGCGCATATGTCAACATTTGAACGTCCAGtcccatactccgtactcggtcAGCAAGGTCGGGGGCCTTGATTTAAGCTCTGCCGCCCGTCATCTTGGCTTTCCGCCCCCAGCGCCCGTTGTCGTACTCCCCGACGACGTGGCTGGCCTGGCAAACACTCGTCTCCCGACGTCTCGACTCTTGACGGCAAAAGATGCCGACTGCCATTCTCATCGCAACCCAGTCTCGGCATTCGGCCTGCTCGTCTCTTTCACTTCCCAGCCGATTCGGGCCTGGGCCTCGCGCCGTCGTCAGCCAAATGCAACCCCGTTCCCTCCACGCGGCGTCTGGAATTCCACGTCGGAGCTGAGGGCGTTTGTGGCTGTTTTAGACGGTGCCTGGTGCCTGAGATGGGGTCgatccttgtccttggcatgCCGTTGCCCAAAAGCCGTCCAAAAACAGCCGCACGTGAATAGGGGCCGTTTTGCTTCCCCCCCGTCTGTCGCTGCCATTCCACCTTCTCGATTTGGCCACGGACTCGGCGCATAGCTTGGACGCCCCCTTGCGCcgaaataaataaataaataaa from Metarhizium brunneum chromosome 2, complete sequence includes these protein-coding regions:
- the Abca4_0 gene encoding Retinal-specific phospholipid-transporting ATPase ABCA4; translated protein: MKGFIRQLASLIYKNLLVSIARRPLGFLLSVYGFPLAILGLLLAIPSFLPQLNTFGVSTAEPIKPLASTVTRKLVIVKRPDLGHDVDAVIRTFTQPVQRDLLVFHDDEASLPSVCLPDTRGVSDCHAIVIFKDSPLTTSEARLANPPNGNHTWTYTIQADPARDNRNFDIKKHKSDQEDLYMPLQLAINNAITNSTIVPETVMFTPQEEANEDQKNFNSNAALIGRIYTFALIAAHFTIIYGLASFITSERESGMSQLIDSMGGGTAIIARVLSWLLTLDLVALPCYIAMGALYQRLAFPSSSAGTLIGWQILLGFAVNSSTAFASAFFSKSRVSAVYIIFVFLVLSIAAQMYASESRPHPQHATVAALSFLFPSANSVYFTQQMALWQLAGLAADLGKMPAETAGLFSTSYAVSQSSLLLFLGLSVFIYAAAAVGVEKMLHGIHYRKRRFTPRPSMDSTGAVVQTHDLKKRFKPSLWSRICCCCCFCGRKKTVAAVDGISFEAQRGQIMCLVGPNGSGKTTTLHIMSGFINPTEGSVALEAAPSQVGICPQRNTLWDSLTVGEHVRIWNGIKSGSRSSEELEQLIGQCDLSPKRGFKARELSGGQKRKLQLACMFVGDSSVCLIDECTSGLDPLSRRAIWEILLQQRARRSIIFTTHFLDEVDILADHIVLLAGGKIKCQGAPAQLKSQHGGGYKVLVPPSAPDLGHGYPPTTHQDRTMYAVPDSAAASRLVSMYLGAGVRDVAISGPQFEDVFLNLLQDDVALDPSKSLANVDPYFSMSPGTTTSSWTQFRVLYGKRWNVLTRFWSPYLFAVIVPLAVTFLAGGIIKDYSPPGCDALQDTFRMDYAGLKWNESCPQSGTCDRLSISPSQANATLFSLVRNGYRELSTVSAKAYSEFADVQTSRDDVLKHIEQNKTAAGYGGIFAGTSTEAPMIAYRILTFGDQSGSQLLDIWSQMQGGLEINSSQESMPKTRRAADVGGVAYLLFFTFVQIFYPASFVLYPAIEKSRKVRAVQYANGVRRAPLWAAYAAFDFLWVLIVSVGVMGLSALKLNFNGPMLILLPTLALYGVAATLMGYVVAHFTDGPLKSYLATLGIGFLSWIVVAIATLVNDSPSSLTAIAFGADLFLPIGNIFRTLLVGLNLKEAGCKDGRPVEVGTIYSFGGPLLYLFLQIFALLIIITWLEGGFPSLGSWRYSRVSNPHRFSDVELADISAYEAQLGGDPVSEEASRAERTETDLLRVLHASKHFGSNKAVDDVTFGLPRSDVMALLGPNGAGKSTLVNMIQGEFSPSQGKMLLCQEDSRSPSSKKHLGVCPQYDAPDLMNTRDHLYFYGRIKGIQKVKENVEYLMAKLDLTRHARTQASKLSGGNKRKLMLALALMGTPSILVLDEPTSAMDAVAKRQFWKVIQEIAKDRSVLLTTHSMEEADALCTRTVIMARRILAIGTTQALRQRYNNEYFVNLVLGSAPKSTAAEMGQVTEWVRRAAPDARFEREVLGGQVRFTLPTAVNDGGSTGGLPIARLMEALEQSKRALGIEHYSVSGPTLEDVFLSVVRENNVEEENGAEKKRALLDVSRVRVRFPGKGRAWCRL